The DNA region AAGGGTCGGCGTATGACTGCGGGCCGTCCTTGGTGATCGCCGAAGGCATGTCCAGGTATTCGTCCGCGTGCTCAGCCGGGTAGTACGGCGAGGTCCAAACCATCGTCATACCTCCATGCGGGCGCTGAGAGACCGTGACGTGGTAGGAGGTCTTAGTCTTCACGCCGCCGGGACTTGTGCGGGCGTTGATGTCCCGCTCGGCGGGCCCATCCTCGTCATAGCGGTACGACCAGCCCCACTCGTCGAACATCCGCTTGAACGCTTCGAAGACCTGGGGTTGCGCGCCCTCAGGGAATCCCCAAATTTTATAATTAACCTGGAAGTTCCAGGCTCCTTTCGGGCCGACCGCGCCGCTGCCCGCGCCGCCTGTGGCACCGCCTCTTGGCGCTTTGAATCCGACCGTGAGGTCGTAGCCGAGCAGTTTCGGGACGACCTTGAGTATTTCGACGATGTAGAAGACCACGCCCTGGCGAACTGCCGCCTCGGTCAGCTCCGTGTCCACCAGCTCGGGGGCTGTCGCGTCGAACTCCTCGCGCAGATGCTCGGCCCAGGCGGCGTGGAGACCGCCGAGCACATCCGGCACCTCAGACTCTGCGACCTTCTGCCACAGCCGGGGGTCGTCGAGCGCTGGGGTCGCCGGGTACGGCAGCCGCTCCCACGCCGTGGATGAGACCGCGTAGCCCTCTAGGGTCTTCCCGTCCGCCGACCGGAGCAGCACTCGCGGCTCGTCTTCCTTCTCCGGCACCGAGAGCCAGTGCTGGTACGCGGGGACTGCGGCCTCGCCCGATGCGCGACGGCGGCGCTCCTCGTCGAGACGGCTCACCAAGTCCAGGGCGCGCTGCTCCGCGAGGGAGTCCCAGTCGCCCTTGAACACGATCTCCGAGTACAAACTGTCGCGACCGGGCTGCCAGCCCTCCTGCCGGGAGCTGTAGACCTCGGTGGACTCGTCGTCGTGTATCCGCGCCACGGCCAAAGGCTCGTCCTCGCCGATGAGCTTCGCGTAGTACTTCGTCGCCATCCGTCAGTCCTTCCAAGGCGTGCCGGGCGGAACCGGCACTTGGTCGAATATAGCTCGCATTATCTGCCTCAGCCGCCGCTTCTCCTCCAAAGGTGTCGAAGGGAGCCGCTCGACCTCGTAGAGCCGGTGGGCCTGCTCAGCCGCGTCCAGGCTCGCCCGCGTGTGGACCTGCACCTCGAACTCCACGTCATCGGGGCCCTTGAAGGTCATGTTCCGGCCTTTGTACCCGTCGCGCGCCCACCCTGGCGGGGACTTCTGTAGCGCGTAGCCCCGGTCGGACAACGCGGTAGCGACGGCGTAGCCGCTCGACCAATACCCCTCGTCTGGCACAACTGCCGTGTAGCGCACGGAGTCCTTGATGCCCGCCTGCACCTTGGCGATCTTCTCGTGGTCGGAAGGGTCCACGAACTCCAGCTCGCCGTCGAGCTTGCGCGCCAAGGAGTGCTCTGTCTTCAACCGGGAATCGAACCGCTCCATGTGTCCGTCCACGGAGCTGACCGCTTCCACGACAGATTTTGAGATCGCTGGCTCCGCCATGGCAGCTCGCTCGTAGATCGAGCGCGCGGCTTCTCTCGCTGTGTCGCTCGCCTCGTAGGACTCGTCGGGCGAGGGATGCGGGGGCTCGGTGTCCGGGGCGCTGTGCGCCCCCTGTTCGGATAGCGGCTCGGGGAGATGGTCGAGCCTGGCTGCGATCTTCCCGATGTTCTTCATCTCGACGCCGCGCTCGTCGAAATACGCGCTGTGGGGGTCGCGATGCTTCGGGCCTGTGGGGTCGAAGCCTGTCGAATGGACCGTGCCGCCGAACTCGTCGTGATGCGGCATGAGCCCGTGCCCGATCCCGAACCGGTCGAGGTGCAGCTTGCGCGCGAGGTCGACGACTCGGATCGGGTCGTCGGGGCGGGTCATGGTGTGCGCGCGCCCGTCGTCGAACGTGAGGCTTTGGCCTTTGAGCTTCACGCCGGTCACGTCGGAGACACGCAGGCCGGGGCTGCCGAGGTTGAGGACGCCGTCCGCGTTGAGCCCGTGCCCGCCTTTCGCGGCTTCGCCGACGAGCACGGTGCCGTAGGAGTGCCCTGCGACCATGAGCTTGTTGCCCTCGACCTCGTTGGTTCTTTGGAGCCGGTCGCAGTGATCCCGCAGCGCCTGCGCGCCCTCCCGCGCGTACCGCGACCTCGCGGCGCCGGGGACGAGGCTCTGCGGCGCGTGGTAGTTCTGGTAGTCGATCACAGAGATGTTGCCGTGGTCTAACTCATCCGCTATCGAGTGCCACATTCGTCGGCTGACTTCCATGTAGCCTGGCCGCTCCGCTCGCTCCCCGAGCCCGAACCAGTTCTTCAGGCCGCGTGGCTCAAGCCTCGGGTTGAGCTTCTCGTGGCCGGTGAAGGTGCCCGGCGCGAAGACGAGGGTGTGGGTGGCTTTGTCCGGGTCGCCGATGCTGGTGATGCTCCGCCCATCGTGCTCGAAGCCGAGGAGGAACCTCGGTGGCTGTTTAGGGCGCTGTTTGACGGATTCGAGGATGTCGTCGAGCGTGTGAAGGCGGTTCCGCTCGTCGCGTGTTAGGCCCTCGCCCTCCTGTTTGGCCCGCAGCTCGTCGCGGAGGGACTCCGCCGCCTGCCGGGCGTGGTAGTCCGCCTCGCGAACGGGTAGCTCCGCGTGCTCGCCGAACATCGGATGCTGCTTGAACAACTCGACGCGCTCCTGGGGGCTCGCGTAGTCCCACATGTCGCGGAGCGCTTGACGGTCGGCAGGAGTGTGCTCGTCGCCAGAGAACAACGGCTCGCCGCCCTCCAGCACATCCTGCAGTCGAAGAGCTGTCTCCGTGGCGTGCTCGCGCGGAGGCAGGTCGCCCCCGCGCTCTCCGACCACGGTGTCGGCGGCGGTCGACGGCGCGGGATCTAGAAGGCCCTCGCCGACGTGTCCGGCCAAGCCTGCAGGGCGCGCGGCATCCACGATATGCGCCTCGCTAAGCTTCGACACGGCGGCCTCGGGGAGCCCGCTCTCACGCCCGGCGAACGCCTTGGCTTCTCCCGCGCCGTGCTCAACGGCTAGCCTCGCCTCAGATTGCCCGGCTGTGGCTCTGAGCTGTTCGCCCGGTTTCGCGACAACGGGCTCAGTGGCTTTGACGGGCGGGAATTCGCGCATGCCAGCGGCTGCGCCCGTGTGCGGTTTATCACCAGCAGTGCTACTGAGGCTTGCGGCGGGCTGCTCCGGCGTTCGTTGGCTTGACGCGGCTGTGGGGCTTTCAACGCCGCTTGTGTTCGACCCAGGTTGGTCGCGGCCTGCCGGTTGGCGTTCCACGCTGGGGGGGCCGCTGCGTGAGGGCTCGCTGCTCGGGGCGGCTCGCTGCTGTTCGGGAGCGGGCTTCGCCTCTGGCGCGGTTTGCCTGGCCTCAGTGACTGGGACTGCTCGCTGTTCGTGTTGCGACTGCGCGTCGCGCGTTGGTGTGGCTGCGGGCTGGTGCCCATGCTCTTGTTGGCCTGTAGCTGGCTCGTGTCCGCCTGTGGTCGCGGCGAGTTCCGGCTTCGGCTCGGCATGGCTCGCGCCGTCATGCTCCAGCTGCTTCCCGTTCACAGCTGCCTCACCGAGCGGCTTCGGCGGACTGCCCTCGATACCGCCGCTGCCAGGGGTATCGATGTGGGGTCGGCCTCGGAATCCCGCCGCCGCGCCCATCCCCGCGCCGAGCCCGACGCCGCTGGCCCAGGTGTGCATGTCGGAGAGGTCGCCGCCTTGTGCTGCTGCCCCGGCCCCCGCTCCGGCCACGCCGCCAGCGAGGCCGGAGATCGCTCCGGCCGCGATCTTCCCGCTCGTGGTCCCGGCGTGCTCTCCTAGCGCTGCGGCGATCCCGTGGCCCGCTCCGCGCCCAGCGAGTCCGCCAACACTGCCGCCCGCGAAGCCCCCTGCGAACGTTTTTCCGGCCTGCCCGAGGTCCACGCCGTGGCGGTGCCCCTCTGCTGTCTGCTGCAGTTGGATGCCGAGGTCGAGGCCAGCGCCGATGCCACCGGCGATCATGCCTTCTTTGAAGCCGATCTTCAAGCCTTGGAGCATGAGCTTGCCGAGCGCTTTCATCCCGGCCTTGGTGACGAGTTCGCGGAAGAACCCCATGATCGCGGCGCGGGTGATCGCTATCGACCCGGCCGCGGCGATGCTGGACGTCCCGAGCGAGCACCACTCCAACGCGAGTTCCGCGCCAAGCTGGACCGCGAGCGCGATGAGCGACCCGATGATCATCTCTTTGGTGTATTCGACGTTGGTGGCGAAGTCGCCGGTCGCTGCGGCGAGCTTGCCCTGGAAATCGCCCTGTTGACGGGCCGCGTCGATCAGGTTTCTCAGGCTCTCGGCTATCGCGTCGTGCGCTTTTCCCGAGATCGCGTCGGCGAGCGCGTCGAGCTCGCGCTCTAGCTCTTGGACGAACGCCTCTGCTGCTTCCTGGTCCTGGCTGTGGTAGCCCGCGACCCGGCGCGCGGCTTCCTCGTCGGCCTCCGGCCACGGCGCGCCGCCGAGGAAGGTGAGCACCCACTGCACCCACCCTGGGATCTGCCGCCCGCCAGCCATAGCCTGTTACCTGGTTCTTCCGCTCACGCCTGCGCGGTGAGGCCCTGCTGGTTCGCGCGCTCCTGCTCCTCTAGCAGACGCGCGCTGTCGGCGAGGTCCGCGCCGAACGTCTTGCCCGCCTCCGCGATCTGCGGGCCGGACTCGTCGCCGCTCACGAGCCCGGTCTTGTAACCGTCGGCGCCGTTGGCGAACTGCTCGCCCTCCTCGCCGTGCCCCCACCACTCGCCCTCGCCGTCGCGGGCGCGCTTCGCGCCATCGTGCCCGGCCTGGTACTCCCCGGCGCGGCCCTTCACCCGCTCCGCTATCGCCTGAATCTTGCCGAAATCCGCTTCCAGATCGCCCATCGCCACTCTGCTCCTATCCGTCGTCGTTGGTCTACTTGTTCCGGCGCAGCCAGCCTGCGGAGTCTTCCGGCTCCTCGGGCGCCGCCTCCGCCTCGCCCGGCCGCGGCGTGGCCGGTGGGACTTGGCCCTCGCGGACCTGCTGGAGGAACTTCTCCGCCTCGTCCGCAGCGCCCGGGTCGACCATCCGCAGATAGTCCACCGGCTGGCGCCCGCCCTCCAGGGGCCCGGCGATCTCGTCCTTGATCGCCTGCTGCTGGGCGCGCAGCACCCCCACCGCAGAGTCGACCGCCTCCTTGACGTCCCTCTCCAGCACGCGGCGTTGCTGCTCGGGCATCTTCGGATCGACCACCCGAGCCTCCTTCACCGTCCCGTTCGCGTTCAGCACCACGACCACGTTCCCGTCGCGCGAGGTGCCCCGACCCGTGGTCTGCACAATCTTCTTGACCGCGTCGCCCATCCCTTCGAGCATGGCGGCGATCCCCGGCTCCCACGAGTCGTTCTCCTGCCGCTTGCCGCCCGGATCGGTCATGCCCTCGCCGCCCCGGACTGCTCGGAGTCGGCGAGTTCGAGCGACTGCTGCTCCCGCTGCTCGACCTCTTGCGCGCTCAGCTCGCCGATCACCGCGTCGACCGCCTGGTCCGCAGGGTTGTCAGAGAGCAACGCCTGGTCTTTCAAATAGTCGGGGACACGCCTCTCCCTCCCGCCCGCGCCTTGCTGCCCGTGCGGCATCCCGCCCATCGGCATCGACCCCATCCCGCCGCCATCGCCCGCAGCGGGGCGCTGGACCTGCTGCGCGGGAGAGGACGGCTGTGAGGCGGGTTGCGACTGTTGCGTGGGCCCGCCGTGCCCAGTCGCGGCCGAGAGCGGGCGCACGGACTCCGCGACGCCCCCACCGCCTGAGCCGAGCCCGCCGACCGGGGCCGCGAACCCAGCCGTGGAGCCCGGCAGGCCGGTCTCCGCGTCGCTCACGTCCAGCGCCTCGCCCGCCCCCGCGCCAAGCCCGTCGCCTTTGGTTTTGAGCGCGTCCGCGAGCCCCGAGGCGAGCTGGGAGGGGTCCATGCCCTTCCCAGCCTGGCCCGCGCTCTGCGCGGCCTGCCCGGCGGCCTGCCCTGCTTGTCCGAGCGCGTCAGTGAGACCTTTCGCCGCTTGGGACGGGTCCGCCCCGGTCGCGGGCGCTGCGGCCTCGTGTCCCGCGCTCGGGGCGTGCTGCGACTCCCGTTTCGCCTGATCGGCGAGGGCTTGGAGCGCCTCCGGTGATGGCGCGCCGCCCGATGGCGAGGAGGCCCCCTCACGGGTCACACCGGACGAGGCGTTCGGGTCTCCGGGGCTCTGAGGCTGCTGGAGCTCGCCGAACGGC from Segniliparus rotundus DSM 44985 includes:
- a CDS encoding alpha/beta hydrolase is translated as MAGGRQIPGWVQWVLTFLGGAPWPEADEEAARRVAGYHSQDQEAAEAFVQELERELDALADAISGKAHDAIAESLRNLIDAARQQGDFQGKLAAATGDFATNVEYTKEMIIGSLIALAVQLGAELALEWCSLGTSSIAAAGSIAITRAAIMGFFRELVTKAGMKALGKLMLQGLKIGFKEGMIAGGIGAGLDLGIQLQQTAEGHRHGVDLGQAGKTFAGGFAGGSVGGLAGRGAGHGIAAALGEHAGTTSGKIAAGAISGLAGGVAGAGAGAAAQGGDLSDMHTWASGVGLGAGMGAAAGFRGRPHIDTPGSGGIEGSPPKPLGEAAVNGKQLEHDGASHAEPKPELAATTGGHEPATGQQEHGHQPAATPTRDAQSQHEQRAVPVTEARQTAPEAKPAPEQQRAAPSSEPSRSGPPSVERQPAGRDQPGSNTSGVESPTAASSQRTPEQPAASLSSTAGDKPHTGAAAGMREFPPVKATEPVVAKPGEQLRATAGQSEARLAVEHGAGEAKAFAGRESGLPEAAVSKLSEAHIVDAARPAGLAGHVGEGLLDPAPSTAADTVVGERGGDLPPREHATETALRLQDVLEGGEPLFSGDEHTPADRQALRDMWDYASPQERVELFKQHPMFGEHAELPVREADYHARQAAESLRDELRAKQEGEGLTRDERNRLHTLDDILESVKQRPKQPPRFLLGFEHDGRSITSIGDPDKATHTLVFAPGTFTGHEKLNPRLEPRGLKNWFGLGERAERPGYMEVSRRMWHSIADELDHGNISVIDYQNYHAPQSLVPGAARSRYAREGAQALRDHCDRLQRTNEVEGNKLMVAGHSYGTVLVGEAAKGGHGLNADGVLNLGSPGLRVSDVTGVKLKGQSLTFDDGRAHTMTRPDDPIRVVDLARKLHLDRFGIGHGLMPHHDEFGGTVHSTGFDPTGPKHRDPHSAYFDERGVEMKNIGKIAARLDHLPEPLSEQGAHSAPDTEPPHPSPDESYEASDTAREAARSIYERAAMAEPAISKSVVEAVSSVDGHMERFDSRLKTEHSLARKLDGELEFVDPSDHEKIAKVQAGIKDSVRYTAVVPDEGYWSSGYAVATALSDRGYALQKSPPGWARDGYKGRNMTFKGPDDVEFEVQVHTRASLDAAEQAHRLYEVERLPSTPLEEKRRLRQIMRAIFDQVPVPPGTPWKD
- a CDS encoding YbaB/EbfC family nucleoid-associated protein, with amino-acid sequence MTDPGGKRQENDSWEPGIAAMLEGMGDAVKKIVQTTGRGTSRDGNVVVVLNANGTVKEARVVDPKMPEQQRRVLERDVKEAVDSAVGVLRAQQQAIKDEIAGPLEGGRQPVDYLRMVDPGAADEAEKFLQQVREGQVPPATPRPGEAEAAPEEPEDSAGWLRRNK